One genomic segment of Paraburkholderia aromaticivorans includes these proteins:
- a CDS encoding 3-oxoacid CoA-transferase subunit A: MINKIFESLQSAVADVHDGATVMIGGFGTAGMPSELIDALIEQGARDLTIVNNNAGNGDIGLAALLKAKRVRKIICSFPRQSDSYVFDALYRAGEIELELVPQGNLAERIRAAGAGIGGFFTPTGYGTKLAEGKETRLIDGRHYVLESPLHADFALVKAYKGDRWGNLTYRKTARNFGPIMASAAKTAIVQVSEVVPLGGLDPEVIVTPGIFVQRVIEVPQAAHAPTPNPHDAAA; this comes from the coding sequence ATGATCAACAAGATTTTCGAGTCACTTCAGTCGGCCGTCGCCGATGTCCACGACGGCGCGACCGTCATGATCGGCGGGTTCGGCACGGCCGGCATGCCGTCGGAACTGATCGACGCGCTCATCGAACAGGGCGCGCGCGATCTGACCATCGTCAACAACAATGCCGGTAACGGCGACATCGGTCTCGCGGCGCTGCTCAAGGCCAAGCGGGTGCGCAAGATCATCTGCTCGTTCCCGCGCCAAAGCGATTCGTATGTGTTCGACGCGTTGTACCGCGCCGGAGAGATCGAACTGGAACTGGTGCCGCAGGGCAATCTCGCGGAGCGCATTCGTGCGGCGGGCGCGGGTATCGGCGGCTTTTTCACGCCGACCGGCTACGGCACCAAGCTCGCCGAAGGCAAGGAAACGCGTCTGATCGACGGCCGGCACTATGTGCTGGAGTCGCCGCTGCACGCGGATTTCGCCTTGGTCAAGGCATACAAGGGCGATCGCTGGGGTAATCTCACTTATCGCAAGACGGCTCGCAATTTCGGGCCGATCATGGCCAGCGCGGCGAAAACCGCGATCGTGCAGGTGTCGGAAGTGGTGCCGCTCGGCGGACTCGATCCCGAAGTGATCGTCACGCCCGGCATTTTCGTGCAGCGCGTGATCGAAGTGCCGCAAGCGGCGCACGCCCCGACGCCCAATCCCCACGACGCTGCCGCCTGA
- a CDS encoding LysR family transcriptional regulator: MSETNLDLNLIPYLVAMEDARNVSRAAEQLGVSQPRVSTALGKLREYFDDPLFVRTSKGMEPTPRALAILPAARDALLRIEKGMLDVQEFDPATSTRTFSIALSDVGEIVFLPRLLQLFAERAPFANLRSVTLSPSQVERGLESGDIDLAVGYFPDLSGNNFFQQRLFTHRFICLMRTGHPLSKAPLTLAQYVAAGHAVVRAEGRSQEVLEHYLEKKRIKRRAVLETPHFMSLPFILARTDLLATVPHAIGFAYVSEHASITLVEPPLPLPHFDLRQHWHRKFHNDPRASWLRGVVAELFNDAMDEWPK; the protein is encoded by the coding sequence ATGTCTGAAACGAACCTGGATCTGAACCTGATCCCCTACCTGGTCGCCATGGAGGACGCGCGCAATGTCAGCCGCGCGGCCGAGCAGCTCGGCGTGAGCCAGCCGCGCGTGAGCACCGCGTTAGGAAAACTGCGCGAATACTTCGACGATCCGCTGTTCGTGCGCACGTCCAAAGGCATGGAGCCCACGCCGCGCGCGCTCGCCATCCTGCCTGCCGCGCGCGACGCGCTGTTGCGCATCGAGAAAGGCATGCTCGACGTGCAGGAGTTCGACCCGGCCACCAGCACCCGCACTTTCTCGATCGCGCTCTCCGACGTCGGCGAGATCGTGTTTCTGCCGCGGCTGCTGCAACTCTTCGCCGAACGCGCGCCGTTCGCGAATCTGCGCTCCGTGACGCTCTCGCCGTCGCAGGTGGAACGCGGGCTCGAATCGGGCGACATCGACCTCGCCGTCGGCTACTTCCCCGATCTGTCGGGCAACAACTTCTTTCAGCAACGGCTCTTCACCCATCGATTCATCTGCCTGATGCGCACGGGCCATCCGCTTTCGAAAGCGCCGCTCACGCTGGCGCAATACGTGGCGGCGGGTCACGCCGTCGTGCGGGCCGAAGGACGCAGCCAGGAGGTTCTCGAGCACTACCTGGAGAAGAAGCGCATCAAGCGCCGCGCGGTGCTCGAAACGCCTCACTTCATGAGCCTGCCGTTCATCCTCGCGCGCACCGATCTGCTCGCGACGGTGCCGCACGCAATCGGCTTCGCGTACGTGTCGGAGCACGCGTCGATCACGCTGGTCGAGCCGCCGCTGCCGCTGCCGCACTTCGATCTGCGGCAGCACTGGCACCGCAAGTTTCACAACGATCCGCGCGCAAGCTGGCTGCGCGGCGTGGTCGCCGAACTGTTCAACGACGCAATGGACGAATGGCCGAAATGA